One genomic window of Magnolia sinica isolate HGM2019 chromosome 3, MsV1, whole genome shotgun sequence includes the following:
- the LOC131239136 gene encoding senescence-specific cysteine protease SAG39-like, whose protein sequence is MAFSTKSFFVAFFILGVWASNTMGRTLQEVSMSDRHEQWMAQYGRTYKDAVEKELRFKIFKDNVEFIESFNNAGDRSYKLSVNEFADQTNDEFRATRNGFRRTQTRVLTATSFMYENVTVPASMDWRKKGAVTPIKDQGQCGCCWAFSAVAATEGITQLKTGKLLSLSEQEVVDCDTKGEDQGCAGGFMDGAFDFIQHNRGLTTEAKYPYMAVDGTCNSKKEANPVVKINGHEDVTANSEKALLKAVANQPVSVAIDASGSAFQFYSSGVFTGDCGTELDHGVTAVGYGTTDDGTKYWIVKNSWGTSWGEEGYIMMERDVGAKEGICGIAMMASYPTAA, encoded by the exons ATGGCTTTCTCAACCAAATCTTTCTTCGTGGCCTTTTTCATCCTTGGAGTGTGGGCTTCTAACACCATGGGCCGCACTCTGCAGGAAGTGTCTATGTCGGACAGGCACGAGCAATGGATGGCTCAGTATGGTCGCACTTACAAGGATGCAGTTGAGAAAGAGCTACGTTTCAAGATATTCAAGGATAATGTGGAATTCATAGAATCCTTTAATAATGCTGGGGACCGATCTTACAAGCTAAGTGTAAATGAATTTGCAGACCAAACCAACGATGAGTTCAGGGCTACCCGCAACGGATTTAGGCGCACTCAAACAAGAGTATTGACAGCCACGTCGTTCATGTATGAGAACGTAACTGTGCCAGCTAGTATGGATTGGAGAAAGAAAGGTGCTGTGACCCCAATCAAAGACCAAGGACAATGTG GATGTTGCTGGGCATTCTCAGCGGTGGCAGCCACGGAAGGGATTACCCAACTCAAGACAGGGAAGTTGCTTTCCTTATCCGAGCAAGAAGTGGTGGATTGTGATACCAAAGGTGAGGATCAAGGCTGTGCAGGAGGTTTCATGGACGGCGCCTTCGATTTCATTCAACACAACAGAGGACTTACAACAGAAGCCAAGTACCCCTACATGGCAGTTGATGGCACTTGCAACTCCAAGAAGGAAGCCAACCCTGTGGTCAAGATCAACGGTCACGAAGATGTTACAGCCAACAGTGAGAAAGCTCTGTTGAAGGCTGTGGCCAACCAACCCGTTTCTGTGGCAATCGACGCTAGTGGATCTGCCTTCCAGTTTTACTCGAGCGGTGTATTTACAGGAGATTGTGGTACCGAACTAGACCATGGAGTGACGGCTGTGGGATATGGGACGACAGATGATGGGACAAAGTATTGGATAGTGAAGAATTCATGGGGAACTTCATGGGGTGAAGAAGGATACATAATGATGGAGAGGGATGTTGGTGCTAAAGAAGGGATATGTGGTATTGCCATGATGGCTTCTTATCCCACCGCTGCTTAA
- the LOC131239137 gene encoding senescence-specific cysteine protease SAG39-like: protein MASSTKSFFVAFFIHGVWASNTMGRTLQEASMSDRHEQWMALYGHTYKDAAEKELRFKIFKDNVEFIESFNNAGDRSYKLSVNEFADQTNEEFKSTHNGFKPTQTRVLTATSFMYENVTVPASMDWRKKGAVTPIKDQGQCGCCWAFSAVAATEGITQLKTGKLLSLSEQEVVDCDTKGEDQGCAGGFMDGAFDFIQHNRGLTTEAKYPYMAVDGTCNSKKEANPVAKINGHEDVTANSEKALLKAVANQPVSVAIDASGSAFQFYSSGVFTGDCGTELDHGVTAVGYGTTDDGTKYWIVKNSWGTSWGEEGYIMMERDVGAKEGICGIAMMASYPTAA from the exons ATGGCTTCCTCAACCAAATCTTTCTTCGTGGCCTTTTTCATCCATGGAGTGTGGGCTTCTAACACCATGGGCCGCACTCTGCAGGAAGCGTCTATGTCGGACAGGCACGAGCAATGGATGGCTCTGTATGGTCACACTTACAAGGATGCAGCTGAGAAAGAGCTACGTTTCAAGATATTCAAGGATAATGTGGAATTCATAGAATCCTTCAACAATGCCGGGGACCGATCTTACAAGCTAAGTGTAAATGAATTTGCAGACCAAACGAACGAGGAGTTCAAGTCCACTCATAACGGATTTAAGCCCACTCAAACAAGAGTATTGACAGCCACGTCGTTCATGTATGAGAACGTAACTGTGCCAGCTAGTATGGATTGGAGAAAGAAAGGTGCTGTGACCCCAATCAAAGACCAAGGACAATGTG GATGTTGCTGGGCATTCTCAGCGGTGGCAGCCACGGAAGGGATTACCCAACTCAAGACAGGGAAGTTGCTTTCCTTATCCGAGCAAGAAGTAGTGGATTGTGATACCAAAGGTGAGGATCAAGGCTGTGCAGGAGGTTTCATGGACGGCGCCTTCGATTTCATTCAACACAACAGAGGACTTACAACAGAAGCCAAGTACCCCTACATGGCAGTTGATGGCACTTGCAACTCCAAGAAGGAAGCCAACCCTGTGGCCAAGATCAACGGTCACGAAGATGTTACAGCCAACAGTGAGAAAGCTCTGTTGAAGGCTGTGGCCAACCAACCCGTTTCTGTGGCCATCGACGCTAGTGGATCCGCCTTCCAATTTTACTCGAGCGGTGTATTTACAGGAGATTGTGGTACCGAACTAGACCATGGAGTGACGGCTGTGGGATATGGGACGACAGATGATGGGACAAAGTATTGGATAGTGAAGAATTCATGGGGAACTTCATGGGGTGAAGAAGGATACATAATGATGGAGAGGGATGTTGGTGCTAAAGAAGGGATATGTGGTATTGCCATGATGGCTTCTTATCCCACCGCTGCTTAA
- the LOC131241028 gene encoding senescence-specific cysteine protease SAG39-like: MHPSSIHPQPIHHNLLLCTMANMYHCFFVAFFILGSWASQALARTLHDSSMSDLHEQWMAQYGRTYKDATEKEQRFKIFKSNVESIESFNSIGDRSYKLSINAFADLTNDEFRAARNGYRPTRARASEATSFMYENVTAPSTMDWRKKGAVTPIKDQGQCGCCWAFSAVAATEGITRLKTGKLLSLSEQELVDCDTKGVDQGCNGGLMDDAFDFIQYNRGLTTEANYPYEGVDGTCNPKKSSDHAAKINSHEDVPANSENALLKAVANQPISVAIDAGGFAFQFYSSGVFTGACGTDLDHGVTAVGYGTADDGTKYWLVKNSWGIGWGEEGYIRMERDVDAKEGLCGIAMEASYPTT, from the exons ATGCATCCCTCCTCCATACATCCTCAGCCCATCCATCACAACCTCTTACTTTGTACAATGGCTAACATGTACCATTGTTTCTTTGTGGCCTTCTTCATCTTGGGATCTTGGGCTTCTCAAGCCCTGGCCCGCACTCTCCATGACTCATCCATGTCCGATCTCCATGAACAATGGATGGCTCAATACGGACGCACGTACAAGGATGCGACCGAAAAGGAACAGCGTTTCAAGATATTCAAGAGCAATGTGGAGTCGATAGAATCTTTTAACAGCATAGGGGACCGATCATACAAGTTAAGCATCAATGCATTTGCTGATCTGACCAACGATGAGTTCAGGGCCGCTCGTAATGGATATAGGCCCACCCGAGCAAGGGCATCAGAAGCCACATCCTTCATGTATGAGAATGTTACTGCACCATCTACAATGGACTGGAGAAAGAAAGGTGCTGTGACTCCCATCAAGGATCAGGGACAATGCG GGTGTTGTTGGGCATTCTCAGCCGTTGCAGCCACAGAAGGAATTACACGACTTAAAACAGGTAAGTTGCTTTCACTATCCGAGCAAGAGCTAGTGGACTGTGACACCAAAGGTGTGGATCAAGGATGCAATGGTGGCCTCATGGATGATGCCTTCGATTTCATTCAATACAACCGAGGACTTACAACAGAAGCTAACTATCCATACGAGGGAGTTGATGGCACTTGCAACCCCAAGAAGTCTTCCGACCATGCGGCCAAGATCAACAGTCATGAAGATGTACCAGCCAACAGTGAGAATGCACTATTGAAGGCAGTGGCCAATCAGCCAATTTCAGTTGCCATTGATGCTGGAGGATTTGCCTTCCAATTCTACTCAAGTGGTGTATTCACGGGTGCTTGTGGTACCGACCTAGACCATGGTGTGACTGCCGTTGGATATGGGACTGCTGATGATGGGACCAAGTATTGGTTGGTAAAGAATTCATGGGGCATTGGGTGGGGTGAAGAAGGATATATAAGGATGGAACGAGATGTCGATGCTAAGGAAGGCCTGTGTGGCATTGCCATGGAAGCTTCTTACCCAACAACATAG
- the LOC131238738 gene encoding senescence-specific cysteine protease SAG39-like has product MANMYHCFLVAFFILGALASQAMARRTLHDSSMSDLHEQWMAQNGRTYKDVAEKEQRFKIFKSNVELIESFNSIGDRSYKLSVNAFADMTNDEFRAARNGYRPTRARASEATSFMYENVTAPSTMDWRKKGAVTPIKDQGQCGCCWAFSAVAATEGITQLKTGKLLSLSEQELVDCDTKGVDQGCNGGLMDDAFDFIQHNRGLTTEANYPYEGVDGTCNPKKSSDHAAKINSHEDVPANSENALLKAVANQPISVAIDAGGFAFQFYSSGVFTGACGTDLDHGVTAVGYGTADDGTKYWLVKNSWGIGWGEEGYIRMERDVDAKEGLCGIAMEASYPTA; this is encoded by the exons ATGGCTAACATGTACCATTGTTTCCTTGTGGCCTTCTTCATCTTGGGAGCTTTGGCTTCTCAAGCCATGGCCCGGCGCACTCTCCATGACTCATCCATGTCCGATCTCCATGAGCAATGGATGGCTCAAAATGGACGCACGTACAAGGATGTGGCTGAAAAGGAACAACGTTTCAAGATATTCAAGAGTAATGTGGAGTTGATAGAATCTTTTAACAGCATAGGGGACCGATCATACAAGTTAAGCGTCAATGCATTTGCCGATATGACGAACGACGAGTTCAGGGCCGCTCGTAATGGATATAGGCCCACCCGAGCAAGGGCTTCAGAAGCCACATCCTTCATGTATGAGAATGTTACTGCACCATCTACAATGGACTGGAGAAAGAAAGGTGCTGTGACTCCCATCAAGGATCAGGGACAATGCG GTTGTTGTTGGGCATTCTCAGCCGTTGCAGCCACAGAAGGAATTACACAACTTAAAACAGGTAAGTTGCTTTCACTATCCGAGCAAGAGCTAGTGGACTGTGACACCAAAGGTGTGGATCAAGGATGCAATGGTGGCCTCATGGATGATGCCTTCGATTTCATTCAACACAACCGAGGACTTACAACAGAAGCTAACTATCCATACGAGGGAGTTGATGGCACTTGCAACCCCAAGAAGTCTTCTGACCATGCGGCCAAGATCAACAGTCATGAAGATGTACCAGCCAACAGTGAGAATGCACTATTGAAGGCAGTGGCCAATCAGCCAATTTCAGTGGCCATTGATGCTGGAGGATTTGCCTTCCAATTCTACTCAAGTGGTGTATTCACGGGTGCTTGTGGTACTGACTTAGACCATGGTGTGACAGCCGTTGGATATGGGACTGCTGATGATGGGACTAAGTATTGGTTGGTAAAGAATTCATGGGGCATTGGGTGGGGTGAAGAAGGATATATAAGGATGGAACGAGATGTTGATGCTAAGGAAGGCCTGTGTGGTATTGCCATGGAGGCTTCTTACCCAACAGCATAG